A genomic segment from Idiomarina piscisalsi encodes:
- a CDS encoding response regulator, with product MDLLLIEDDGMLGQAVEIGLSERQFSVQWVRTGAAAISESQRAPYDAVVLDLGLPDLDGSRVLSALRKKGQLMPVLVLTARDDSSETVKLLDLGADDYMVKPFDMNELAARLRALVRRQRGQASAELVVGPIRLDEVNFQVLVDEQPINLSRREFELLRALMTSPGRVHSRDKLEQVVFRNEQQVESNALEVHVHNLRKKLGNKEWIQTIRGVGYRLACK from the coding sequence ATGGATCTATTGTTAATCGAGGATGACGGGATGTTGGGACAGGCTGTTGAAATTGGCCTGTCTGAACGTCAGTTTTCGGTGCAGTGGGTAAGGACCGGAGCGGCTGCTATCAGTGAAAGTCAGCGGGCGCCTTATGACGCCGTTGTACTGGACCTCGGGCTACCCGATTTGGATGGTAGCCGAGTGTTGTCTGCGTTACGTAAAAAAGGTCAGCTGATGCCAGTGTTGGTGTTAACCGCGCGCGACGATAGTTCCGAGACCGTTAAATTGTTAGATCTGGGGGCGGATGACTATATGGTTAAGCCTTTCGATATGAATGAGCTGGCTGCGCGCTTGCGCGCGTTGGTTAGGCGTCAGCGCGGACAGGCGTCGGCTGAACTGGTGGTTGGACCTATTCGTCTTGACGAAGTTAACTTTCAGGTTTTGGTCGATGAACAGCCGATTAACTTATCCCGACGTGAATTTGAGCTGTTACGCGCGTTAATGACGTCACCGGGACGTGTGCATAGCCGTGATAAGTTAGAGCAAGTGGTGTTTCGTAACGAACAGCAAGTGGAAAGCAATGCGTTGGAAGTGCATGTACATAATCTGCGAAAGAAACTCGGCAATAAGGAGTGGATTCAGACCATTAGAGGGGTAGGGTATCGCCTGGCATGCAAATAA
- a CDS encoding histidine kinase dimerization/phospho-acceptor domain-containing protein yields the protein MQIISRIRTKLNSIRRRILVAVSAVYLLSSAVSATWIYAEISHEVDELFDAEMVQQAKTLLALLPQNNEYADRDITISRINAHSYEDKLSYRIETTSGESLLQTEGSLDPSVITFNEGFAVKMINNELWHSFGLYSAAGDYRILLLQQDEFRSEIRNDLTVDTVIPIITLLPLMLWLGWWTINRNFASFRRLAGALRRKRSDDYRPFSESNDTEEVALVKTALNHYLHRIEQTFLREKQFSADAAHELRTPLASLKAQLQNQIVKATTDQQKSELQSLLESTERLVSLVESLLLLSKTELPPEQWRQVNAAAVIRQVISDYYPKAEVLQLSLEVNLPDTVDWRSEESYLAVLFSNLVDNAIKYARPASTVDIAFDGSAFVIRNSVEATHHIDVQRLTERFYRGGQLRERGSGLGLSIVSNLARQLGLILTFEHQDGDFIVKVDRHHKEGE from the coding sequence ATGCAAATAATTAGCCGTATAAGAACAAAACTAAACTCCATACGTCGGCGCATTCTGGTTGCGGTATCGGCTGTCTATTTATTGAGTTCGGCCGTCTCTGCCACGTGGATTTATGCCGAAATCAGTCATGAAGTCGATGAGTTGTTTGACGCTGAAATGGTGCAGCAGGCGAAAACCTTGCTTGCACTTTTACCCCAAAATAATGAGTACGCGGATCGCGACATTACCATTAGTCGTATTAATGCACATTCATATGAGGACAAACTCTCTTATCGTATCGAAACCACCTCTGGTGAGAGTCTATTGCAAACAGAAGGCTCGCTGGATCCGTCAGTGATTACCTTTAACGAAGGCTTTGCGGTTAAAATGATCAATAACGAGCTGTGGCATAGCTTCGGTTTATATTCGGCTGCAGGCGATTACCGCATTTTGCTGTTGCAGCAGGATGAATTCCGCTCTGAAATTCGCAATGATCTGACGGTTGATACCGTGATACCTATTATCACACTATTACCATTGATGCTGTGGCTAGGCTGGTGGACAATAAATCGCAACTTCGCGAGCTTCAGACGGTTAGCCGGAGCACTTAGACGCAAACGCTCAGACGACTACCGACCGTTTTCAGAGTCCAACGATACTGAAGAGGTCGCGTTAGTTAAAACTGCACTGAACCATTATTTACATCGCATTGAGCAAACATTCTTACGGGAAAAGCAGTTTTCTGCCGATGCAGCACACGAACTACGAACGCCGCTGGCAAGCCTGAAGGCTCAGTTACAAAATCAGATAGTCAAAGCGACGACCGATCAGCAAAAGTCTGAGCTCCAGTCGCTACTGGAAAGTACTGAGCGACTGGTGAGTCTGGTTGAAAGTTTACTATTGTTATCAAAAACAGAGCTTCCTCCTGAACAGTGGCGACAAGTGAATGCTGCGGCGGTTATTCGGCAAGTAATTTCTGACTATTATCCAAAAGCAGAAGTCCTGCAGTTGTCGCTAGAGGTGAATTTGCCTGATACCGTTGACTGGCGCTCTGAAGAAAGTTATCTGGCGGTATTATTCAGCAATTTGGTTGATAACGCGATTAAATATGCCCGACCGGCATCAACAGTAGATATTGCCTTTGATGGCTCTGCGTTTGTCATTCGAAATTCGGTAGAAGCGACACATCATATTGATGTTCAACGCCTCACTGAACGTTTTTATCGCGGGGGACAGTTGCGTGAACGAGGCTCTGGGCTCGGCTTAAGTATCGTAAGTAACCTGGCTCGGCAGCTCGGTTTAATACTGACATTCGAGCATCAAGATGGCGATTTCATCGTAAAAGTTGATCGACATCATAAAGAAGGAGAGTAA
- a CDS encoding cytochrome b: MNSKYTPLSRTLHWLGALSIFTILTLGFMMVFADSREVKHYSEAAHIGVGFFVFFIVAWRIVLRFYQGFPESTTTVKDKLVRYLHYALLLTMLVLIVTGPLYLFTENDPLSVFGWFSVSMDLSGLPWLHEPSEEIHKVLGTYVLPVLVTLHIAGGVWHFYKEKD, from the coding sequence ATGAACAGTAAATACACACCATTATCGCGCACACTTCATTGGCTTGGGGCGTTATCAATTTTTACCATACTGACACTTGGTTTTATGATGGTGTTTGCTGACTCCAGAGAGGTTAAACACTATTCCGAAGCCGCTCATATTGGTGTTGGTTTTTTTGTTTTCTTTATTGTTGCCTGGCGTATTGTTTTGCGCTTTTATCAAGGTTTTCCTGAGTCAACCACAACGGTAAAAGACAAACTCGTCAGATATCTTCATTATGCTTTATTACTAACTATGTTGGTCTTAATTGTAACAGGGCCTCTTTATCTGTTTACCGAAAATGATCCTTTATCGGTATTTGGATGGTTCAGCGTATCCATGGACTTAAGTGGATTGCCATGGCTGCATGAGCCCTCAGAAGAAATACATAAAGTATTAGGTACGTATGTATTACCAGTGCTGGTTACTTTACATATTGCCGGTGGTGTTTGGCACTTTTACAAAGAAAAGGACTAA
- a CDS encoding D-2-hydroxyacid dehydrogenase, with amino-acid sequence MKAVILDNSSLGTGVDLSPIENQVDELDCYSLTSPGHVDQRIQDADIVITNKVVLNEDSLKQAKRLKLVCVLATGMNNIDLKAAEKLGIPVKNVEAYGTPSVVQHTLMMMLSLATKMPVMQQRMAAGEWQTSPLFTLLDPPTYQLEGKHLVIVGSGELGQAVKKQAEALGMRVTFSARPGKADGSRPSFDELLPQADVISFHCPLTDDTKGLLNRNNIKHCQPHTLVINNARGGVANEEDVLDALRNENIGGYATDVLPQEPPKDGHPLLDALNEPLNLIVTPHNAWTSPEARQRIIELTAENIQTLK; translated from the coding sequence ATGAAAGCGGTAATTTTAGATAACAGCAGTTTGGGAACTGGTGTTGATTTATCTCCTATTGAAAATCAAGTCGACGAGCTCGATTGCTATTCGTTGACCTCGCCCGGGCACGTCGATCAGCGCATTCAAGATGCCGACATTGTTATTACCAATAAAGTGGTTCTGAATGAAGACAGTTTAAAACAGGCAAAACGGCTGAAACTGGTTTGTGTTCTGGCTACCGGGATGAACAATATCGACTTAAAAGCGGCTGAAAAGTTGGGTATTCCGGTAAAAAACGTTGAAGCGTACGGCACACCTAGTGTGGTGCAGCATACATTAATGATGATGCTGTCATTGGCAACTAAAATGCCCGTAATGCAGCAACGGATGGCTGCAGGCGAGTGGCAAACGTCACCATTATTTACCCTGCTTGACCCCCCTACCTATCAATTAGAAGGTAAGCACTTAGTCATTGTTGGTTCGGGCGAGCTTGGGCAGGCAGTGAAGAAGCAGGCTGAAGCACTGGGAATGCGTGTCACCTTTAGTGCACGCCCTGGTAAAGCAGACGGCTCACGCCCAAGCTTTGACGAACTGTTACCTCAAGCGGACGTTATTTCTTTCCATTGCCCGCTAACGGATGACACGAAAGGTTTGCTTAACCGCAACAATATCAAACATTGCCAGCCTCACACTTTAGTCATTAACAATGCCCGAGGTGGCGTAGCTAATGAGGAAGATGTTTTAGATGCGCTTCGCAATGAAAACATTGGCGGCTATGCAACCGATGTTCTGCCACAAGAACCGCCAAAAGATGGCCACCCGTTACTTGATGCACTAAATGAACCACTGAACTTGATTGTTACACCACATAACGCCTGGACTTCACCAGAAGCGAGACAACGCATTATTGAGTTAACTGCCGAAAATATCCAAACGTTAAAGTAA
- a CDS encoding LemA family protein has translation MTGIWIAVGIAVVLVIAIIAIYNAIINRANAVERAWANVITQERQKNKIIPHLEDEVKDYKEFEQGTLTKVTELRSALQGLDSGKVDTTKLEQAEAKTGELLKSLNVTVENYPELKASETYQKLMREITDQQENIGAAIRIFNQNVEDFNNGIEVFPNSLVNAMLNRKEKIKTFSDSQAEEGFEYKPNI, from the coding sequence ATGACTGGAATATGGATAGCGGTTGGTATTGCGGTAGTTTTGGTGATAGCCATTATTGCCATTTATAACGCCATTATTAACCGGGCGAATGCCGTTGAACGGGCTTGGGCAAACGTTATTACGCAAGAGCGCCAGAAGAATAAAATCATTCCGCATTTAGAGGATGAGGTAAAAGATTACAAAGAGTTTGAACAGGGAACACTGACTAAAGTCACCGAGCTTCGCAGTGCGCTACAGGGCTTAGATAGCGGGAAAGTTGATACCACAAAACTGGAACAGGCTGAAGCAAAAACGGGTGAGTTACTAAAAAGCTTAAATGTCACCGTTGAAAATTACCCTGAATTGAAAGCGTCAGAAACCTATCAGAAACTCATGCGCGAAATTACCGACCAACAGGAAAACATTGGCGCAGCGATTCGTATTTTTAACCAAAACGTGGAAGACTTTAATAATGGCATTGAAGTGTTTCCGAACTCACTGGTTAATGCCATGCTGAACCGTAAGGAAAAAATAAAAACGTTTTCTGATTCTCAGGCAGAAGAAGGCTTTGAGTATAAGCCTAATATCTAG
- a CDS encoding OmpA family protein — protein sequence MKKLALLTIMTSLALVGCENMSNTQKGATIGAVTGALLGKGTGDHDKSRYVWGAAVGALAGGAIGSYMDKQEEEFREELADSGVKVIREGDNIRLQLPSNITFATGSATISQSFNPVLDDVARVLKKYEKTTMLIQGHTDSTGTAEYNQQLSLNRANAVRNHLVGNGVDTRRVTTEGYGESQPIADNDTESGRQLNRRVELRIVPNTK from the coding sequence ATGAAGAAGTTAGCGTTATTAACGATAATGACCTCGCTCGCTTTAGTGGGCTGTGAAAATATGAGTAATACCCAGAAGGGCGCAACCATTGGCGCTGTAACTGGTGCATTGCTTGGTAAAGGTACCGGCGACCACGATAAAAGCCGTTATGTATGGGGGGCGGCAGTTGGCGCATTAGCGGGTGGTGCTATTGGTTCCTATATGGACAAGCAGGAAGAAGAGTTTAGGGAAGAGCTGGCTGACAGCGGCGTTAAAGTCATACGTGAAGGCGATAATATCCGTCTGCAGCTACCAAGTAACATAACTTTCGCCACAGGTAGCGCAACCATCTCGCAGAGCTTCAACCCGGTTTTAGACGACGTTGCTCGAGTGCTGAAAAAGTATGAAAAAACCACCATGCTTATTCAGGGGCACACGGACAGTACAGGCACCGCTGAATATAATCAGCAGTTGTCGTTAAACCGGGCTAACGCGGTGCGTAACCATTTAGTGGGTAATGGCGTTGACACTCGTCGGGTGACAACCGAAGGGTATGGTGAAAGTCAGCCAATAGCAGACAATGACACAGAAAGCGGACGTCAACTCAATCGCCGCGTTGAGCTGCGAATTGTCCCCAATACCAAATAA
- a CDS encoding DUF938 domain-containing protein, with the protein MTTTGSDFMELPFSQACENNKKPILDVLTVAFAKAAHVLEVGSGTGQHAVYFARQLPHIEWQASDQPAYLSGVKARILKEGVPSQPLPVEFDVFQSAPDGQFDALFTANTCHIMPKEGVKALFEHLGNSLKSVKRLCIYGPFNDNGQFTSESNRSFDESLKARDSQMGIRDKQWIAKLAGQQGFSLKSTHAMPANNQILEFQR; encoded by the coding sequence ATGACAACAACTGGGTCAGATTTTATGGAGCTGCCTTTCTCACAAGCTTGTGAAAACAATAAAAAGCCAATACTTGATGTTCTGACAGTCGCTTTTGCTAAGGCTGCACATGTTTTGGAGGTAGGCAGTGGCACCGGACAACATGCGGTGTACTTCGCTAGACAACTCCCTCATATAGAATGGCAGGCAAGTGACCAACCGGCCTATTTATCGGGCGTAAAAGCCCGAATTTTAAAGGAAGGGGTACCAAGCCAGCCTTTGCCGGTTGAGTTCGATGTGTTTCAGTCAGCCCCTGATGGTCAGTTCGATGCTTTATTTACCGCCAATACCTGCCACATTATGCCTAAAGAAGGAGTGAAAGCACTGTTTGAGCATTTGGGAAACAGCCTTAAGTCGGTAAAGCGTTTATGCATTTATGGACCATTCAATGACAACGGTCAGTTTACCAGTGAAAGTAACCGCTCATTTGATGAATCATTAAAAGCGCGTGACAGCCAAATGGGAATACGTGATAAACAATGGATTGCAAAGCTTGCCGGACAACAGGGGTTTAGCTTGAAGAGCACCCATGCTATGCCGGCAAACAATCAAATTCTGGAGTTTCAGCGTTAA
- a CDS encoding PH domain-containing protein, whose amino-acid sequence MGINNSTEEYRDKWLKLSPVAIIYFAIQFIKNTASNFVYLIPAFVIGYQKLADNIISIIVGVIGILVFIAVSALVKFYFYQYRITGQRAQIHSGVFQKKHIDLPFERIQNIRFEQPIYYRFTDHVCMLLDTAGSSKAEAKIIALPKPVAEALKQEILLFKDHKTNTEDHPEPEQKQEDRETVLNTRSVRDLVIHGLASNRIWIVLGALAPFFNSISEQVIEGIESFGVDLEALMSSTQYAMWQYILVIASATFVIIALLALVSVIGSVITFYDFRLTRSGDRYIRRNGLFTRHEVAMRLRRLQMIVYQQNWLDRLLQRVNLKFEQLNASIERYSASTTGGKIMVPSVTLKEAEGLAANAWPKHQMGTINFHPISKRLMARNLLIAFWLLIVPSITFSYFGYYEVSLGLGGLFLLLIPLIALRWKRWGYANDGQFIYIRKGLIGVNYRCFPIHKVQQTSFYQSWFMRRFKLCTVGFVLACGGQSIPFIKEISGDTLIDETLHQVESLKKSWM is encoded by the coding sequence ATGGGTATTAACAATTCGACAGAAGAGTATCGCGATAAATGGCTAAAACTGTCGCCCGTCGCGATTATTTATTTTGCTATTCAGTTTATTAAAAATACCGCCAGTAACTTCGTTTATTTAATTCCGGCATTCGTCATTGGATACCAGAAGCTGGCAGACAACATTATTTCTATTATTGTTGGTGTCATCGGGATTTTGGTGTTTATTGCTGTTAGTGCGTTGGTTAAATTTTACTTTTATCAATACCGAATTACCGGACAGCGAGCACAAATTCACTCAGGGGTTTTTCAAAAGAAGCACATAGATTTACCCTTTGAGCGCATTCAAAACATTCGCTTTGAGCAGCCTATTTATTACCGTTTTACTGATCACGTCTGCATGCTGCTCGACACTGCTGGTTCGAGTAAGGCGGAAGCAAAAATCATCGCCCTTCCCAAGCCCGTCGCCGAAGCGCTTAAACAAGAAATACTGCTGTTTAAAGATCACAAGACCAACACTGAAGATCATCCAGAACCCGAACAAAAGCAAGAAGATCGAGAAACAGTTCTTAATACTCGTTCAGTAAGAGATCTCGTTATTCACGGCCTAGCAAGCAACCGTATTTGGATTGTCTTAGGGGCATTAGCGCCCTTTTTTAATTCGATTTCTGAACAAGTGATTGAGGGAATAGAAAGCTTCGGCGTCGATCTGGAAGCACTTATGTCCTCCACCCAATACGCTATGTGGCAATACATCCTGGTTATAGCCTCGGCCACCTTCGTTATTATTGCGCTACTAGCGCTAGTTTCTGTCATTGGTTCGGTCATTACCTTTTACGATTTTCGCTTAACTCGATCCGGCGACCGCTACATTCGGAGAAACGGTCTATTTACCCGCCATGAAGTGGCAATGCGACTGCGCCGACTACAGATGATCGTGTACCAACAAAACTGGCTTGATCGTCTGCTACAGCGTGTGAACCTGAAATTCGAACAACTCAATGCCAGTATTGAACGTTACAGCGCTTCGACGACCGGCGGAAAAATCATGGTGCCTTCAGTGACTCTGAAAGAAGCAGAGGGACTGGCCGCAAACGCTTGGCCAAAGCACCAAATGGGCACTATTAATTTTCACCCGATAAGCAAACGGCTTATGGCTCGTAATCTATTAATCGCCTTTTGGTTGTTGATTGTACCCTCCATTACCTTTAGCTACTTTGGTTACTACGAAGTGTCACTTGGCTTGGGTGGCCTGTTTTTACTCCTTATTCCTCTTATTGCTCTACGTTGGAAGCGCTGGGGCTATGCAAACGATGGTCAGTTTATTTACATTCGCAAAGGTCTCATTGGGGTTAATTATCGCTGCTTCCCCATTCACAAAGTTCAACAAACCTCGTTTTACCAAAGCTGGTTTATGCGGCGTTTCAAATTGTGCACTGTCGGCTTTGTGCTCGCTTGTGGTGGACAATCCATTCCTTTTATTAAAGAAATCTCTGGTGACACATTAATTGACGAAACGTTACATCAGGTTGAGTCATTGAAAAAATCCTGGATGTAA
- a CDS encoding PH domain-containing protein: MSTSSFSNETIESSSLPKAREQRFLPLSPAYVKVNLLCRLLLWLVILVALVVVYWQPWFELPSPMQKAIPGLLIAIASLGLLLSVYGVIGDKIKGYALREHDLSYKSGVIFKSIISQPILRIQHVELKHGPIDRHFGLASLEVFSAGGAMHTFAIPGLPEEKARELRQYILEHGDIAANE; encoded by the coding sequence ATGTCTACCAGTTCATTTTCAAACGAGACAATCGAAAGCAGCAGCCTTCCTAAAGCTCGTGAACAACGATTTTTACCGTTAAGTCCAGCCTACGTTAAAGTTAATTTACTTTGCCGCTTACTGCTTTGGCTTGTGATTTTAGTCGCCTTGGTTGTCGTTTACTGGCAGCCTTGGTTTGAACTGCCCAGCCCTATGCAAAAAGCAATTCCCGGCTTACTCATTGCCATTGCTTCATTAGGGCTGTTGCTATCCGTTTACGGCGTTATTGGCGACAAAATAAAAGGCTATGCGTTACGAGAGCATGACTTAAGTTACAAAAGTGGCGTTATTTTTAAGTCCATTATCAGTCAGCCCATCTTACGAATACAGCACGTTGAATTAAAACATGGGCCAATCGATCGTCACTTTGGGCTTGCCTCTTTAGAGGTATTCAGTGCCGGCGGCGCTATGCATACGTTCGCTATTCCTGGCTTACCCGAAGAAAAAGCCCGCGAACTACGTCAGTATATACTTGAGCACGGTGATATTGCGGCCAATGAATAA
- a CDS encoding BON domain-containing protein, with the protein MKNVKAALFASLIPLSLLALSGCSEQEADKAESEVESKMEQAEQKAKETMDDAQEKSEDAWNETKETSEDAWNKTKEEAQEAGDYAEEKADQAGDYIDDSIITTRVKAVIFEDDNLNSMNISVETNNGIVQLSGFVESDADIDTAENLASTVEGVKDIENDLQVKK; encoded by the coding sequence ATGAAAAACGTAAAAGCCGCTTTATTCGCAAGTTTAATTCCATTGTCACTGCTGGCGCTGTCTGGTTGTAGTGAGCAAGAAGCCGACAAAGCAGAGTCTGAAGTTGAGAGTAAAATGGAACAGGCTGAGCAAAAAGCAAAGGAAACCATGGACGACGCTCAGGAAAAGTCAGAAGACGCTTGGAATGAAACCAAAGAAACGTCTGAAGATGCCTGGAATAAAACCAAAGAGGAAGCTCAGGAAGCTGGCGACTACGCTGAAGAAAAAGCAGATCAAGCGGGTGACTACATCGATGACTCTATCATCACCACTCGCGTTAAGGCCGTTATTTTTGAGGACGACAACCTCAATAGCATGAATATTAGCGTTGAAACCAATAACGGTATTGTTCAGCTGTCAGGTTTTGTTGAAAGCGACGCTGATATTGATACCGCTGAAAACTTAGCTTCTACCGTCGAGGGCGTGAAAGACATTGAAAACGACCTTCAAGTGAAGAAGTAA
- a CDS encoding DUF3149 domain-containing protein, translated as MSLWREFFSDPVIFISFSGLAIVIGMCFFYAVFFYIKMVKAEKKRK; from the coding sequence ATGAGTTTATGGCGAGAGTTTTTTAGTGACCCTGTTATCTTTATTTCTTTTAGTGGGCTGGCTATTGTTATTGGTATGTGTTTTTTCTACGCCGTATTTTTTTACATAAAAATGGTGAAGGCGGAGAAAAAGCGCAAATAA
- a CDS encoding antibiotic biosynthesis monooxygenase family protein produces MKYIFQVRIKEGYTAEDYAEAWVKASEIIQRAPGARGTELHRKIGDDKTLIAIASWDSKAQRDAMENQHNPDVAEIIRGAAPFCEITPLGEFEDPEWVVLPPGKTT; encoded by the coding sequence ATGAAATATATTTTTCAGGTGCGTATAAAAGAAGGGTACACAGCAGAAGACTATGCAGAAGCCTGGGTTAAAGCCAGTGAAATTATTCAGCGTGCTCCGGGCGCACGAGGCACCGAGCTCCACCGTAAAATTGGCGATGATAAAACACTGATTGCTATTGCATCCTGGGACTCGAAGGCGCAGCGGGATGCAATGGAAAATCAACACAACCCAGACGTTGCTGAGATTATCCGCGGCGCTGCGCCGTTTTGCGAGATCACGCCCTTAGGGGAGTTCGAAGATCCAGAGTGGGTTGTCTTACCGCCTGGAAAAACGACCTAA
- a CDS encoding branched-chain amino acid aminotransferase, translating into MAAFGSVFMPQMALATYENSNWSTPELVPSDAIQLHPGAHVLHYASTCFEGLKAFRHEDGSINIFRMDRNVKRMQQSSELLSLPAFNESMLEHMIIDVVKHFSEEVPAPPGSMYIRPTHIGTEAAIGKAASPTHSSMLYVLLSPVGDYFSGGDKSLRLLLEENGSRCAAHMGMVKSGGNYASALQPILEARASVNADQVLFCPNGDVQETGAANFLLIDGNEIITKALDTSFLHGVTRDSILTIAKDLGMTVSERELSVEELLERAAKPNCEAALSGTAAVLAPVGTLIHDGQEFSVGNGNTGETTLKLRKALNDIQWGKAEDTHGWLTKI; encoded by the coding sequence ATGGCAGCTTTTGGCTCTGTATTTATGCCACAAATGGCGTTAGCAACATATGAAAACTCAAATTGGAGCACGCCTGAACTTGTTCCATCCGACGCTATTCAGTTGCACCCTGGTGCCCATGTTTTGCATTATGCTAGCACTTGCTTCGAGGGGCTAAAAGCTTTCCGGCATGAGGACGGCTCAATTAATATTTTTCGGATGGATAGAAATGTAAAACGTATGCAACAGAGCAGCGAGCTGCTGTCATTGCCTGCGTTCAACGAGTCTATGCTCGAGCACATGATTATCGATGTTGTAAAACACTTTAGCGAAGAAGTCCCTGCTCCTCCGGGCTCTATGTATATTCGGCCAACCCATATTGGCACCGAAGCCGCAATTGGTAAAGCCGCTTCTCCAACACATTCTTCAATGCTTTATGTGTTGTTATCACCTGTCGGCGATTACTTTTCGGGCGGCGATAAATCACTGCGACTGTTGCTGGAAGAAAACGGCTCCCGCTGCGCGGCGCACATGGGGATGGTGAAAAGTGGTGGTAATTATGCCAGTGCACTACAGCCTATTTTAGAGGCGCGTGCCTCTGTCAATGCTGACCAAGTATTGTTCTGTCCAAACGGCGACGTTCAGGAAACCGGTGCGGCAAACTTTTTGCTAATTGATGGCAATGAGATCATAACCAAAGCACTGGATACCAGCTTTTTGCACGGCGTCACTCGTGACTCTATTCTCACCATTGCTAAAGACTTAGGAATGACAGTGTCAGAGCGGGAACTAAGTGTTGAAGAATTATTAGAGCGCGCAGCAAAACCAAACTGCGAGGCCGCTCTATCAGGTACGGCAGCCGTTTTAGCACCAGTTGGTACTCTTATTCATGATGGTCAGGAGTTCTCAGTCGGCAATGGCAACACAGGCGAAACCACACTGAAGCTCCGCAAGGCCTTAAATGATATTCAATGGGGCAAAGCAGAAGATACACATGGTTGGCTAACCAAAATCTGA
- the arfB gene encoding alternative ribosome rescue aminoacyl-tRNA hydrolase ArfB yields the protein MINISQRVEVAESEIEWQFIRSSGAGGQNVNKVATAAQLIFDIQASSLPDFYKQRLLKKHDHRITQSGKVIIKSQETRSQARNRELALEQLTELIRSVSKTQKKRIPTKPSRAAKEKRLNKKKQHGQKKVLRKKEF from the coding sequence ATGATTAATATTTCTCAGCGTGTTGAAGTTGCGGAAAGTGAAATAGAGTGGCAATTTATCCGCTCCAGCGGGGCCGGTGGGCAAAATGTTAATAAGGTGGCTACCGCCGCTCAACTTATTTTTGATATTCAGGCTTCGTCACTACCGGATTTTTATAAACAACGACTGCTTAAAAAGCATGATCACCGTATTACTCAAAGTGGCAAAGTGATTATTAAAAGTCAGGAAACACGTAGTCAGGCAAGGAACAGAGAACTTGCCTTAGAGCAACTGACAGAGCTCATTCGAAGCGTTTCGAAAACACAGAAAAAGCGTATTCCGACCAAACCAAGCCGGGCAGCAAAAGAGAAGCGCTTGAATAAGAAGAAGCAGCACGGCCAGAAAAAGGTGCTTCGCAAAAAAGAGTTTTAA
- a CDS encoding flavin reductase family protein: protein MKHYKQNDLAQMQDRERARFVNCLSGFKSANVIGTRDRRQQDNLAIVSSVVHLGSNPPFLGFVMRPQSVTRHTWENIEESGVYTINHVGESFFKQAHQTSARYSREQSEFDACDLTPEFMDGFHAPYVAESSLRIGMQLVEIIPIQHNDTALIVGEVRWVDVQEDAVQSDGYIDIESLGTMAISGLDGYHSTSRAARLSYAKPDEELQELTTSGEVKD from the coding sequence ATGAAACACTATAAACAAAACGATTTAGCCCAAATGCAAGATAGGGAACGTGCCCGATTTGTGAACTGTCTTTCTGGCTTTAAGAGTGCCAATGTAATAGGCACACGCGATAGGCGTCAGCAGGATAACTTGGCTATTGTGAGTTCGGTTGTGCACCTTGGAAGCAACCCGCCGTTTCTTGGCTTTGTTATGCGTCCACAGTCAGTGACACGGCATACCTGGGAGAATATTGAGGAAAGTGGTGTGTATACCATTAATCATGTTGGCGAGAGTTTTTTTAAACAAGCCCATCAAACGTCCGCGCGCTATTCCAGAGAGCAGTCCGAGTTTGATGCTTGTGACTTGACGCCTGAGTTTATGGATGGGTTCCATGCACCTTATGTCGCTGAAAGTTCTTTGCGCATTGGTATGCAATTGGTTGAAATTATTCCGATACAACATAACGACACGGCACTTATTGTTGGCGAGGTGCGTTGGGTCGATGTGCAAGAAGATGCAGTGCAAAGTGATGGCTATATCGACATTGAAAGTCTCGGTACCATGGCCATTTCCGGATTAGATGGTTACCACTCGACCTCACGCGCAGCACGCTTGTCATACGCCAAGCCTGACGAAGAGCTTCAGGAGCTGACAACCAGCGGTGAAGTTAAAGACTGA